The following are from one region of the Stenotrophomonas lactitubi genome:
- a CDS encoding VOC family protein — MLHHLSFGVRDLHAAGRFYDAVLAALGYRRVFEDDTAIGYGLVDDEDLLCLKLRDDAAAPGPGFHLALAATTRAAVDAFHRAALATGGQDNGPAGLRPDYGDRYYAAFVIDPDGHRIEAVTKAAI; from the coding sequence ATGCTGCACCATCTTTCTTTCGGGGTTCGCGATCTGCACGCTGCAGGCCGCTTCTATGATGCAGTGCTCGCAGCGCTTGGCTATCGCCGCGTCTTCGAAGACGACACCGCGATCGGCTATGGCCTGGTCGATGATGAAGACCTGCTCTGCCTGAAGCTGCGCGACGATGCGGCGGCGCCGGGACCCGGCTTCCATCTGGCGTTGGCGGCAACCACGCGCGCGGCTGTTGATGCCTTCCATCGTGCTGCGTTGGCAACCGGAGGCCAGGACAACGGACCTGCTGGCCTGCGCCCGGATTACGGCGACCGTTACTACGCCGCGTTCGTGATCGATCCTGACGGCCATCGCATCGAGGCGGTGACCAAGGCGGCAATATGA
- a CDS encoding TonB-dependent receptor family protein, whose protein sequence is MPLSPYRPTPSLLFLAVTLGLATTAQAAPQATTLDAVQVTAADASAQAREALKRVPGASNVIDVAKADSRLASSADVLAYQPGISAQSPGNEGTKVSIRGSGINRGPGAHASGIAVSIDGLPLTGPGGTPYELLEPLWLSRVEVLRGANGFERGALALGGAIDYISRSGRDSAGVQLHYEAGSRGYQKRGLSWGGVSGDVDYFLAYTDTEFDGYQRHASGDGKGAMANIGWQITPDLQTRFFVRYRETNHETPGRLTREQIRNDPRAANPANLAIDARRPQPGSTWVGNVTTLQIDEDSSLQAGLVYHKYPMDLNESLYRQQLDYANLNATLDYRRRHSLFGLDSETIIGLRVTHDLDADVRESLRFANNGYAAGTRTRDFRHHGTDSTLHIGNNLAVNERLRVQTGLALINTRRDVQVTWPSTGGRLRDHDWDYAPRLGFTWQQTPQTQWFGNLSRSVEAPHPWSMIWGSNQYFGAGNGPSSGRQRAPVAMQNQTATTLELGARGDAAVGRWELTGYYAHVSHELLSVELQPVPNLFIAENNASPTVHRGLEAGLDSTLWQAAPGRLSLRQAYTFSDFRYRHDTRFGSNRLPGLPRHAYQAELRFDHASGLYAALNTEYASRIAVDYANSYWAGSHVIFGSRIGYDAPGGRWQLWAEMRNIGDRHYAATVTPGYNDAGKDVARSTPGEGRGVYAGVRWRFD, encoded by the coding sequence ATGCCGCTCTCGCCGTACCGCCCCACCCCGTCGCTGTTGTTCCTGGCCGTAACCCTCGGCCTCGCCACTACCGCCCAGGCCGCGCCACAGGCCACCACACTGGATGCGGTGCAGGTCACCGCCGCCGATGCCAGTGCGCAGGCGCGCGAGGCACTGAAGCGCGTACCAGGCGCCAGCAACGTGATCGACGTGGCCAAGGCGGACAGCCGCCTGGCCAGCAGCGCCGATGTGCTGGCCTACCAGCCGGGCATCAGTGCGCAATCACCGGGCAACGAAGGTACCAAGGTGTCCATCCGCGGTTCGGGCATCAACCGCGGCCCGGGCGCGCATGCTTCCGGCATCGCGGTATCGATCGACGGCCTGCCGCTGACCGGCCCGGGCGGCACGCCCTACGAACTGCTGGAACCGTTGTGGCTGTCGCGTGTGGAAGTCCTGCGCGGCGCCAACGGCTTCGAACGCGGTGCCCTGGCGCTGGGCGGTGCCATCGACTACATCAGCCGCAGTGGCCGCGATTCGGCTGGCGTGCAGCTGCACTACGAAGCCGGCAGCCGTGGCTACCAGAAACGCGGCCTCAGCTGGGGCGGCGTCAGCGGTGACGTCGACTACTTCCTGGCTTATACCGATACCGAATTCGACGGCTACCAACGGCATGCGTCCGGCGATGGCAAGGGCGCGATGGCCAACATCGGCTGGCAGATCACCCCCGATCTGCAGACCCGCTTCTTCGTGCGCTACCGCGAAACCAATCACGAAACACCCGGGCGCCTGACCCGCGAACAGATCCGCAACGATCCGCGCGCGGCGAACCCGGCCAACCTCGCCATCGATGCGCGCCGTCCGCAACCGGGCAGCACCTGGGTGGGCAATGTCACCACGCTGCAGATCGATGAGGATTCGTCGCTGCAGGCCGGGCTGGTCTATCACAAGTATCCGATGGACTTGAACGAAAGCCTGTACCGCCAGCAGCTGGACTACGCCAACCTCAACGCCACGCTGGACTACCGCCGCCGCCATTCGCTGTTTGGCCTGGACAGCGAGACCATCATCGGCCTGCGCGTTACCCATGACCTGGATGCCGATGTGCGCGAGTCGCTGCGCTTTGCCAACAACGGTTATGCCGCCGGCACCCGCACGCGCGACTTCCGCCACCATGGCACCGACAGCACGCTGCATATCGGCAACAACCTGGCGGTGAATGAGCGCCTGCGCGTGCAGACCGGTTTGGCGCTGATCAACACTCGCCGCGATGTGCAGGTCACCTGGCCGAGCACTGGTGGCCGCCTGCGCGACCACGACTGGGATTACGCACCGCGGCTGGGCTTCACCTGGCAGCAGACACCGCAGACGCAGTGGTTCGGCAACCTCAGCCGCTCGGTGGAAGCGCCACATCCATGGTCGATGATCTGGGGCTCGAACCAGTACTTCGGCGCGGGCAATGGTCCGTCCAGCGGCCGCCAGCGCGCGCCGGTGGCGATGCAGAACCAGACCGCCACCACGCTGGAACTGGGTGCACGCGGCGACGCCGCGGTGGGCCGCTGGGAACTGACCGGCTACTACGCGCACGTGAGCCATGAACTGCTGAGCGTGGAACTGCAGCCGGTGCCGAACCTGTTCATTGCCGAGAACAACGCCAGCCCCACCGTGCACCGCGGCCTCGAGGCCGGACTGGACAGCACCTTGTGGCAGGCGGCACCGGGCCGTTTGTCGCTGCGCCAGGCCTATACCTTCAGCGATTTCCGCTATCGGCATGACACACGTTTCGGCAGCAACCGCCTGCCGGGTCTGCCGCGCCATGCGTACCAGGCCGAACTGCGCTTCGACCACGCCTCGGGTCTGTATGCCGCACTGAACACCGAATACGCCTCGCGCATCGCAGTGGACTACGCCAACAGCTACTGGGCCGGCAGCCACGTCATCTTCGGCAGCCGCATCGGTTACGACGCACCGGGCGGCCGCTGGCAGCTGTGGGCGGAGATGCGCAACATCGGTGACCGCCATTACGCCGCCACCGTCACCCCCGGTTACAACGATGCCGGCAAGGACGTGGCGCGCTCCACGCCCGGCGAAGGCCGCGGCGTGTATGCAGGCGTGCGCTGGCGCTTCGATTGA
- the hutU gene encoding urocanate hydratase: MTRNDPSRTIAAPTGTTLSAKSWLTEAPLRMLMNNLHPDVAERPQELVVYGGIGRAARDWESFDAIVETLKRLDDDQTLLVQSGKPVGVFRTHADAPRVLIANSNLVPRWANWDHFNELDKKGLAMYGQMTAGSWIYIGAQGIVQGTYETFVEMGRQHYNGSLAGKWLFTGGLGGMGGAQPLAAVMAGASCLAVECRKSSIEMRLRTGYLDTWTDNLDEALRLIEESCTAKKPLSVGLLGNVADVLDELLIRGVKPDLLTDQTSAHDPVNGYLPQDWTVEEWDAKRVTAPKEVEKAARASMANHIRAMLGFHSLGVPTVDYGNNLRQMALEEGVEDAFDFPGFVPAYIRPLFCRGIGPFRWAALSGDPEDIAKTDAKVKELIPDNPHLHRWLDMAAEKIKFQGLPARICWVGLGDRDRLGLAFNEMVANGELKAPVVIGRDHLDSGSVASPNRETEAMADGSDAVSDWPLLNALLNTASGATWVSLHHGGGVGMGFSQHAGMVIVCDGTEAAAKRIARVLWNDPATGVMRHADAGYEIAIECAKEKGLDLPGILG; the protein is encoded by the coding sequence ATGACCCGCAACGACCCGTCCCGCACCATCGCCGCCCCGACCGGCACCACGCTCAGCGCAAAGAGCTGGCTGACCGAAGCGCCGCTGCGCATGCTGATGAACAACCTGCACCCGGACGTGGCCGAGCGGCCGCAGGAACTGGTGGTGTACGGCGGCATCGGCCGCGCCGCACGCGACTGGGAAAGCTTCGACGCCATCGTCGAAACCCTCAAGCGCCTGGACGATGACCAGACCCTGCTGGTGCAGTCTGGCAAGCCGGTGGGCGTGTTCCGCACCCATGCTGATGCACCGCGCGTGCTCATCGCCAATTCCAACCTGGTGCCGCGCTGGGCCAACTGGGATCACTTCAACGAGCTGGATAAGAAGGGCCTGGCGATGTATGGCCAGATGACCGCCGGCAGCTGGATCTACATCGGCGCGCAGGGCATCGTGCAGGGCACCTACGAAACCTTCGTGGAAATGGGCCGCCAGCACTACAACGGCAGCCTGGCCGGCAAGTGGCTGTTCACCGGCGGGCTGGGTGGCATGGGCGGCGCGCAGCCGCTGGCCGCCGTGATGGCCGGCGCCTCGTGCCTGGCGGTGGAATGCCGCAAGAGCAGCATCGAAATGCGCCTGCGTACCGGCTACCTGGATACCTGGACCGACAACCTGGATGAGGCCCTGCGCCTGATCGAAGAATCGTGCACCGCCAAGAAGCCGCTGTCGGTCGGCCTGCTCGGCAATGTCGCCGACGTGCTGGACGAACTGCTGATCCGCGGCGTGAAGCCGGACCTGTTGACCGACCAGACCTCCGCCCACGACCCGGTCAACGGCTATCTGCCGCAGGACTGGACGGTGGAAGAATGGGATGCCAAGCGCGTAACCGCGCCGAAGGAAGTGGAGAAGGCCGCGCGTGCGTCGATGGCCAACCACATCCGCGCCATGCTCGGCTTCCACTCACTGGGCGTGCCGACCGTGGACTACGGCAACAACCTGCGGCAGATGGCGCTGGAAGAAGGTGTCGAGGACGCGTTCGATTTCCCGGGTTTCGTGCCGGCCTACATCCGCCCGCTGTTCTGCCGTGGCATCGGCCCGTTCCGTTGGGCGGCGCTGAGCGGCGACCCTGAAGACATCGCCAAGACCGATGCCAAGGTGAAGGAGCTGATTCCGGACAACCCGCACCTGCACCGCTGGCTGGACATGGCCGCTGAGAAGATCAAGTTCCAGGGTCTGCCGGCGCGTATCTGCTGGGTCGGGCTGGGTGATCGCGATCGCCTGGGACTGGCCTTCAACGAGATGGTCGCCAACGGTGAACTGAAAGCACCGGTGGTGATCGGTCGCGACCATCTGGACAGCGGCAGCGTGGCCTCGCCGAACCGCGAAACCGAAGCGATGGCCGACGGTTCCGATGCAGTGTCCGACTGGCCGCTGCTGAACGCCCTGCTCAACACCGCCAGCGGTGCGACCTGGGTGTCGCTGCACCACGGCGGCGGCGTCGGCATGGGTTTCTCGCAGCACGCCGGCATGGTGATCGTCTGCGACGGCACTGAAGCGGCGGCCAAGCGGATTGCACGCGTGCTGTGGAACGACCCGGCGACCGGCGTGATGCGCCATGCGGATGCGGGCTATGAGATCGCGATTGAGTGTGCGAAGGAGAAGGGGCTGGATCTGCCAGGAATCCTCGGCTGA
- a CDS encoding serine hydrolase domain-containing protein produces the protein MYRVLAAALFCALAVTLPASARDVPDDLLARLDAQLQVNRERYGIAGQAVLVAHNGQVLYQGASGERDPATHAPATIDSIFAAQSVAKLLTSTLVMQLVDQGNVDLDAPASRYVLDLPPAWQKIHVRDFLNHSSGIAEYYDRVDNRWISKGYTGIAPDLAAALKVAAAAPMQFVPGSRVQYTQANYLVLTALLEAHYRKPYPAIARERILQPLKMRSTSWGTASVPAQRAAVPYIGKDGQLQPANEDPWPNYGWGHADLQTTVGDMNRFLQALATGRLVRTATLEKLWQPQKLSGGGSNFFSTGWDTTRSDGYTQLGHDGGTRVRARLAYKGTLAGGYWVFVYLTNGSARNVWSSTLVESTMAVAAPQEFPHAVLSERLIGYALDESTDATQAMRSWLRDSNGVPTGELERAINADGYAIRERLGARKALKVFTLNTELYPGSANAWDSLAECHAALGEKETADRLYAQSKALAKPSP, from the coding sequence ATGTACCGCGTGCTTGCCGCTGCACTCTTCTGCGCCCTGGCAGTCACCTTGCCCGCTTCGGCACGTGATGTTCCCGATGATCTTTTGGCTCGTCTGGACGCCCAACTGCAGGTCAACCGCGAGCGCTACGGCATCGCCGGCCAAGCCGTGCTGGTCGCCCACAACGGCCAGGTGCTCTACCAGGGCGCCAGCGGCGAACGCGACCCGGCTACCCACGCGCCCGCCACCATCGATTCCATATTCGCCGCGCAGTCGGTAGCGAAACTGCTCACCAGCACGCTGGTGATGCAGTTGGTGGACCAGGGCAATGTGGATCTGGATGCTCCGGCCAGTCGCTATGTGCTGGACCTGCCGCCCGCATGGCAGAAGATCCATGTGCGCGACTTTCTCAATCACAGCTCGGGCATCGCCGAGTACTACGACCGGGTCGACAACCGCTGGATAAGCAAGGGCTACACCGGCATAGCGCCCGACCTAGCCGCCGCACTGAAGGTCGCCGCTGCGGCGCCGATGCAGTTCGTACCCGGCAGCCGCGTGCAGTACACGCAGGCCAACTACCTTGTGCTCACAGCGTTGCTGGAAGCGCATTACCGCAAGCCCTATCCGGCCATCGCGCGCGAACGCATCCTGCAACCGCTGAAGATGCGCAGTACCTCGTGGGGCACGGCCAGCGTGCCGGCGCAGCGCGCGGCCGTGCCTTACATCGGCAAGGACGGCCAACTGCAGCCGGCCAACGAAGATCCGTGGCCGAACTACGGCTGGGGCCATGCCGACCTGCAGACCACCGTGGGTGACATGAACCGCTTCCTGCAGGCGCTGGCGACCGGCAGGCTGGTGCGTACGGCAACACTGGAGAAACTCTGGCAGCCGCAGAAACTGAGCGGTGGCGGCAGCAATTTCTTCTCCACCGGCTGGGATACCACCCGCAGCGACGGCTACACCCAGCTCGGCCACGACGGCGGCACGCGCGTACGTGCGCGGCTGGCCTACAAGGGCACGCTGGCCGGCGGCTACTGGGTGTTCGTGTACCTGACCAACGGCAGCGCCCGCAATGTGTGGTCGAGCACGCTGGTGGAAAGCACGATGGCGGTGGCCGCGCCGCAGGAGTTTCCGCATGCAGTGCTTTCCGAGCGGCTGATCGGCTACGCGCTGGATGAAAGCACCGATGCGACACAGGCGATGCGTAGCTGGCTGCGCGACAGCAATGGGGTTCCCACGGGCGAACTGGAGCGTGCGATCAATGCCGATGGTTACGCTATCCGCGAGCGCCTCGGGGCACGCAAGGCATTGAAGGTGTTCACGCTCAACACCGAGCTGTATCCGGGGTCGGCCAACGCGTGGGACAGCCTGGCCGAGTGCCATGCCGCGCTGGGGGAGAAAGAAACCGCTGATCGGCTGTATGCGCAGTCGAAGGCGCTGGCGAAGCCTTCGCCGTAA